The DNA window GTAACAaagcacatgaagaaaaaattagaggaaaaaacagaaatgtagaaatttttgcaaatttatttaaaaaaaaatactgaaatgtcacatggtcataagtattcagaccctttgcagcgacattcatatttaactcacatgctgtccatttcttctgatcctcctcgagatggttctgcttctttattggagtccagctgtgtttaattaaactgattggacttgattaggaaaggcatacacctgtctatataagaccttacagctcacagtgcatgtcagagcaaatgagaatcatgaggtcgaaggaactgcccaaggagctcagagacagaattgtggcaaggcacagatctggccaaggttacaaaagaatttctgcagcactcaaggttcctaagagcacagtggcctccataatcctcaaatggaagaagtctGGGACCACCACAACTCTTcgtagacctggccgtccagccaaactgagcaatggtgggagaagagccttggtgagaggtaaagaagaacccaaagatcactgtggctgagctccagagatgcagtcgggagataggagaaagttccacaaagtcaactatcactgcagccctccaccagtcggggctttatggcagagtggcccaatggaagcctctcctcagtgcaagacacatgaaagcccgcatagagtttgccaaaaaacacatggactcccagactatgagaaataagattctctggtctgatgagaccaagattgaactttttggtgttaattctaagcggtatgtgtggagaaaaccaggcactgctcatcacctgcccaatacaatccctgcagtgaaacatggtggtgggagcatcatgttgtgggggtgtttttcagctgcagggacaggacgactggttgcaactgaaggaaggatgaatgcggccaagtacagagatatcctggaggaaaacctcttccagattgctcaggacctcagactaggccgaaggttcacctttcaacaggccaatgaccctaagcacacagctaaaataacaaaggagtagCTTCAGAACAAccctgtgaccgttcttgactggtccagccagagccctgacctaaacccaattgagcatctctggagagacctcaaaatggctgtccaccaatgttcaccatccaacctgacagaactggagaggatctgcaaggaagaatggcagaggatcctcaaatccaggtgtgaaaaacttgttgcgtcatccccaagaagactcatggttgtactagctgaaaaaggtgcttctactcaatactgagcacagggtctgaatacttatgaccatgtgatatttcagtttttcttttttaataaatttgcaaaaatttctacatttctgttttttttctgtcaagatggggtgctgagtgtacattaatgagaaataaaatgaacttttttgattttggcaaatcgctgcaatgacacagagagtgaaaaatttcaaggggtctgaatactttccgtacccactgtatttcTCAGAAGATAGATGAGTATAGGGGAGCTcccaaaaatactttttttctcaACTCCTAAAATGTATCTCTCCCTTGTAGAAACCCAGTCCCTGACTGTAGGACCACTGGAATAAACTACCAGAGAGTATTAAATATTAGAGCTGTCAGTGCCAATGTACAATGTGAGTACCATGAAGTGTTATGTTGGAGTGTTGTTGCACTGGAAATAAAACACTGCTACTGAAACTTAAAAGCAgcattacaaaacacacacaacgaAAAGAAAAATTGCATAACAGTGCTATAAAGGGCACTGACACTGTATCAGTCTCAGGAGCTTTAGGAACTCAGCTGGGATAAATGTAGTCATCGACGAGCATCTAAAACAggcttgtgtgtgtttaagtggCTAAGTTTGCTCAGCCTTAATAACACTAGTGTGTACATAAGTCTTTGACAAGAGGGGGAGgtgtcctttaaaaaaaaaaaaaaaaacacacacactactttTCTCCTCAGACCTTTGAGTCACGCTGAATTGCAAATACGATCATCTTGGGTGAGCTAAACTTTGGTATATGTTTTCCTTCTTGACACTGAAGCTCTAAGAGGTTGCTCCTTTTTCAGAAACTGCAACACATACCTGACTTAAACAAAGATGGGATGGATGAGGATTTATATTTATGTGATAGTTCATTCTAGTAAAACAGGCGACAAATAACTCTCCGCCTACCATCGTAGCTGTGATGATGAAACATTAACTGCTGCTTTCAAGCTCTAAACGGACCCAAAGTTTACAGAACATGAGCTCCAGGCTGTGCAGACTGCGCACTTAATATTAACTTTAAGTGGCCCACAGTATACGGAGTGACAGCTCCTTGTATGAGACGATTACCATTAATAATCCATTGGCAAAGTCTGCTGCTGGTCACACATTAAAATGCTCCAATAAATAAACCAGTCGGCTTCCCACTTATGTTCAACTgtagtttattttattaaaaagacCAGGGTGCaaatatgaaattaaaaaaaataaagacaagcaTATAATTTTTAAGCATTTAATACAAACTTAACAATATAAACTATTTCAGTCCCTCTTGACATGTAAGACACTGACTCAAAATACTTTGTTataccgttttttttttttatcaagtaTTGCACAATGTAGGtacaaaattaatattcatacgATTACATTTTGTCCATAGAATAGCAAAATCTTTTTAACCTcttaacagaaaatacaattcATCTTTCAGAAAAAGCAAATATTCCTACACTTGAATTCCACCACTAAGGAATACTCTGTACACAGTCTTTAGAatatttgatgtgtttttttaaagatgatttCTTTAAcaattatctttaaaaaaaagaaaaaataaggaaaagctgctgcagccaTCACAGATCACTGGAGTAGTAAAAAGATATAAATGCAACACCATGTCATAGAAACAATATATACTCTGATATCTTACAAACTTTGTactaaattaaattatacaattaGAAAAAGACCAAGTAACCCCACTTAGTAGTGCCAATTCATAAAAATCAGCCTTGTCTTACCACCTGTAAAATACTGTAAGAGGCCAAAACTTGAAGCttgtatattttttctatttttggagtattttctCAACATAGTAAAAAAATTTTGTGCTTGGTtggcaaaaaggaaaaagaaaaacaatgatgCATGTTGAATTGAAGTAATCAAGCTTGGATGTGTTTGTACAAGCTTTTAGTAGAAACAAACTCAAGGGGGCACAGTAAAAACACCCTTGGGCACATGCGCTTCACTGACTAGACACAATATCCTTAAGTCCAGTTTCTAAGTGtgcgttttgtttttccttctctttgagCCACCATCATTCATAAATAACATCTTGATGATGAGTTCAGTTAGCCATGACTGGCTGGAATTGCTGGTTAGAATACTGCATGTTGCTCAGACCGAAGTTGAGGCCATCCATAAGGGACTTGTCGTTGAGGCTTCCGTAGGCTGCAAACATGTCAAAGGCATTGTTGTACTGCAGTGGGCCAAGCCCCAGGGAGCCCTCCCCAGGGAAAACTGCTCCGGGGCTGGACTGGCCCTGGAGGCTGGGGAATACAAACTCCTTGGCGTTGGGAGACAGAGCAGAGGCcttctgttgctgttgctgctgttgctgctgctgctgctgccccagGCCCAGCCCGTACAATGAGTGCATGGAGGTGGAGATGGCTTTCTGCTTCAGTAGGGTGTTGACATTCAGACCCAGGTTACTGGTAGGGGAAGTGCGGGCCACCTTGCTGCTACTGCCGCTGTTGCCGTTGTTACCGCGGCCGCTGCTCTTCATTTTAGTGGAGCCGAATTTGGTGGCGGCAAAGGTGGCAGTGGTGAAGGTTAAGGGCTGGGTGGAACGTGGCATGAAGGATGGGCTCACAGCAGCAGACTGCCCGaatggaggggagggggagcTGGACTCTGAGGAAGCCCCAACAGGGTCGCTGATTGGCATGAAGACCTGGGCCTCAGGATTAAAGCTGTTCTTGATCTCTTTGTCCAGCTCTGAACCATTCTCATTGTTATCATCCACATAAAGCACTTTGACCGGTCCCTTCTCCCCAATCTGGTAGGAAACCTCAAATGGGTCAATCCACACGCTAAGGTCCTGAGGGAGATTATTTCGGACGTCTTCAATGTCCAGCCCACTCTCTTTGGCTGCCTGTTCCACCACAGGGTCCACCTTCTCCCCTACATGGATGCACCTGAACCCAGATCCTTTGTATGGCTTATCCGGATACCAGTGACcttcatattttttcttcagcTGCCTCTCGAGCTCTTCTCCAAAGATATTCACACGTCGTCGAGGGAGTTTGTTGTATAAATAGGAAATAATAAAGTTGAGTGCTACTTGAATTTCAAGCTGCATAGCTGCTTCAGTGGCGAGGGTGATTCTTTTATCGTCACAGCGTTGCTTTTTCTGAGTGTTGCAAAAACCTCCAAGGCAGTCGTGATCAGTGTAATGAAAAAACTCTGAGTGCTTGTTGCCAAATTGAATATCCTTCCTGCAGCAGAGTTAGGTTCAGGATCCTGAAATGGAAAGAATAGGAAAACATTAGGAACCTGCAGCTGTTAATGGTTAGTATACAGGACAGCTATGATTAGTAAATCTGATCAACAACAGCATCAATATCAATATTTTTagcaaacattattttcttcatcattttttgaagtattttttcGTTTCAAAAAGGTTGTTCTGCAATACCCTAATGTATGCATCATGACGTCAGTTGTTATTGGCTCCGGTCATTGGTTGGGTGCACGCAGTGTTTTAGAAAACAGCAGTGGGCAGAAATTTACAACTTTGGTTCAGGGGAAAAGTTGCCAAAGATCCGAGGGCTCAAAAGTATGGAAGTACTATAAATTCTTACAGAACAAACAGGTGGTTTGTACACTAAGCAAAGTTTTGATGGCAAATCACAGCAGCACTAGCGCAATACACAAACACCTGAAGAGGAAACACAGCGACCCTGTTCTTACAATCTTGTAGTTGTCAAATGCACTCAAAATTGTAAATCTTTCTACGTGCTACCTTACAGTTTCTATCTAATACATGTTTGAGACAATATTTAGTTTAAATATTGGCTTATTCTACTTCACTGTCAGTGTCTGTTTGTATATGATGTGCTTGTCGGGGCATGTACTGCTTCCTTATCTGACAACTGTTTTACTGCTGCTATTATTTTAAGCACTTTTGAGTAACCTTCGTGTACAGTTTGCTTTGTGAGATGGCATATAGTTTgccaaataaaatgcaattaaaagaGATGATCAATTAGATTTTCGGaagaaaacagtcttttagaTTAACCAATAGCTtatttgacaagaaaaaaacaagtagTTTGTAGCAGCCCTAGTAAGATATCCCCCATAACACACCTTTATGATGGATGACATTTCGTCCAGTGCTGTGTATTCACTCCCCCTCTACACAGCAGTGCTGTATCTCAGCTGTACAACATCAACAGCTATAAATAAACACATGCCACTGACTCAGAGACGGTGTCAGCAGTGTGTGTTCCCCAGCGGTCTAGTGTGACAGCAACCATGGCTGACCTCTGCGGAGGGCGGTGGGTCTGATGGCAGGTGTCAATAGCTACAAGGATTTTCGATTGCCTCATATTGGCACGGGACACATTTAGACAAAACCCCTGCGTCGAAGTCCGGGGTTTATTATCATCCAACCAGGCTGTTCTAGTGCTTTTCCGTGCACCGACCGAGCTATACAGTAGGTAGAGGGGCACGTACAAGCTTGCGACGAGAATTGCTGTTACATAATCATCATTCAAAGTCTAACCACTACCATAAAGCCCTCTCGACAACAGACACCGGGTTCATTACATGATGACACggacattaaaacacaaaaacgccTTCCCTCCTGGCCACAGTCAGCTTTGACATTGCCGACCTGCTAGCATTAGCTGCAAACTTAATGAAGGGTGTGAACAGAAATCGTGCAAGCTAGCTATCTGGATGCGAGCTACTGTCAATGTTTAACCGGTTATCAGTGTTACCTCCCGGTGACATCGTGTGTAGCAAGCTAAACATATACGGAGAGCAAACACCAAGTTAGGAAACATCGCTGTTGacggagacagaaaaagaaatttcGTTTTAACCTAAACTGACGACCACCTTCGACAACAGCAAGCTACGTAGCATTTTAATTAGCCCAGTTACTACAGCCAGAAATTCGACAATAACACCGTCGTTCTAATCACACCGTCGAGTGTCAGTTTagaagtaaagaagaaaatgatccagaaatgtTTAAGTGTCTGAGAAATTACTGTTATGGCGACGTCACCTTAGTATTTACTTACATGGAAATTCACAGCAGGTCCTTCTTGTACAACAGAGTCCGCTCCAGGAAACACTTGCACAGCCTCTAGTATAGCTTTCTAaaggaaatacaaaatgttGTGACGTCTCTATAAGTGCTCCAGGCGATTTAGCTCCTGTGGGGTATAGTTGAAATCCGATTCACAGGTTACCAAGCTAACTCCCCACAGCCTGGGAGTTTTTACAACTCTGTCCTTTAAAACTTGGGCTGCTTTGTTTTTATAGTAGTCTTCCGCCACGGACATGGAGGAGGTGGTGATGCGGCTCACAGAGGTCAACACCCAGTAACGCGTTCCTATTGGTCCAACCCTGCTTCGTCACCAACCAGCaccacagctgctgctgtgattgGATGATTCTGTGCTCAATCAACCGCATGGTTCTATTTACGGTAGTGGTTTGCCTTTCATGTGCTCTGGACTACTTTATTAGTGCAAATTTGATCGAAAATACATATTAAAAACCTGGGAGCACAAGGGGATTCATTAAACACCATCTAAAATAAATCAAGCACCAGTCTGGTCGAAGAATTAGAGACTGTCATATCTGTACATGTCTCTTTAATGTGATCATTTCCTCTTCAAGGTCCTCTGTGCTCAGAGGTTGTGCTCAGTTGTGCATGAAACCTAGAGCTGAGCTCGGACTCTGCTGTGATTATAGTACGCAATAGCCTATGTAATTCTTGTTGCCTGCCAGAGACAAGACTGAAATGAAGCATCGTTAAACTCCACTCTTCCCACTACAGGGTTAAATAGAACTAGATAGCCCCTGTGGCGGAGGGACACACCTGTCACTGGTTGTGTTCCCTGTTCCTCACCAATGACATTTTGATGTTTCTAAAGCCAGCTGTAGCTGTGCGTCTAAACCTTCCCCAACAGCATTCCCTCACTGAGGGTGCTGCTCTATGATAAAGCACAATTTCCAGCACTTTTTAAACAAAGGATCTCATAGCTACCATCTGAGTAAATATTGTCATTCCTCTCCTGCTGGGTACCTGCGATAAAATCCTCTTcgtgattgtgtgtgtggattGCGAAAATGATTTGTTACACAATGGATCCCGGCTGCTCTCTGCTACCTACTTGTTTTTTAGCAGCTGTGCAGTGCAGGACTTAAGCTCTCCCCTGTCAGGCCCAAGGTGCTTGACGCCACAGCCTTTTCTTACCTAACATGGGCTCCTGCACTCTGTGTTTGCACAATAAATACAATGCCACATGAATTATACAGCTGTGAGGGAGGTGGCAgggcaggagaggaggaggaggaagaggagaggagacagaCTGTTCTTTAGAGAAGAGGGGAGAGCTGAGACACAGAAGTATCTCCTGATTCAAAAACCCACTCAATGCTGTATGCCATGTCTGTAAATGTTAAATTTGAAAGCTGATTTATAGGAGAGCTGCCAGCTACTTACAGGCTCTCAGGAGAGAACAGCAGGGAAATCAATATAATTTCAGAGGTGTATATGATCGATCTGAATCAATGATAATTCATTTAGTCTGTTGTTTAAGTCATGTTCCTCACTAAATCATGgttgcaaaatgagaaaaaagagaTACATTCCTCTTCCTTCCTACGCTCAGCTGAAATTAACATAAATGTTTCAAAGTACATTCTTAATTTTGGCAAGCACCCAAGCGGCCATGGACAGCCAgggagaaaatgtgttttcagaggatgtaaaggagaagagaaacagagagtTAGAATTTCATCTCTTTCAAAATGATGCTTGTCATT is part of the Acanthochromis polyacanthus isolate Apoly-LR-REF ecotype Palm Island chromosome 19, KAUST_Apoly_ChrSc, whole genome shotgun sequence genome and encodes:
- the LOC110945944 gene encoding protein Tob1-like, with product MQLEIQVALNFIISYLYNKLPRRRVNIFGEELERQLKKKYEGHWYPDKPYKGSGFRCIHVGEKVDPVVEQAAKESGLDIEDVRNNLPQDLSVWIDPFEVSYQIGEKGPVKVLYVDDNNENGSELDKEIKNSFNPEAQVFMPISDPVGASSESSSPSPPFGQSAAVSPSFMPRSTQPLTFTTATFAATKFGSTKMKSSGRGNNGNSGSSSKVARTSPTSNLGLNVNTLLKQKAISTSMHSLYGLGLGQQQQQQQQQQQQKASALSPNAKEFVFPSLQGQSSPGAVFPGEGSLGLGPLQYNNAFDMFAAYGSLNDKSLMDGLNFGLSNMQYSNQQFQPVMAN